Below is a genomic region from Roseovarius arcticus.
CCTGCTCGATGACCGATGCCAAGGCGATTGATGCGCAATACGGGATGGAAAAGGGCATCACCTCGCTGGCCGCAGCTCTTGCCGGGGGCAACCTGATTTATGAAAGCTCAGGTATGACCGCGTCGCTTCTTGGGGCCAGCTTTGAGGCGTTTGTGCTGGATGATGAGATGCACTCAAGTACTTACCGTGCGCTGCGCGGTATCGAAGTGACCGAGGAAAACCTCGGCTTTGACGCAATCTGCGAGGCGGTGCTTGGAGTGGGCCACTTCCTGGGGAATCAGCACACTTATGCGGCGATGGAGCGGGATTATTTCTATCCGTCACTGGCAGATCGCGACGAGCCGCGCACCTGGGCCGAGAAGGGTGCCCAAGACGCGTGGAGCAGGGCGCGTGAACGGGCAGAGGGCATTCTGCGCGAGCACCGGCCTGTCTACCTGACCGATGAACAGGACAGGGACATACGCGCGCAATTCAATATTCATTGAGCCGCGCCACTGCCCTCAAATCGGGCAAGGTCACGCAATCCGCTTACCTACAAAAAGCGAACGTATGAATATTCTCCAAGCGGTGCTGGAAGGCATCAAAAGCGTCCCGCTCCCTGATGGCGCGCTGATCGCAGTTCACAGCGTATCCCAGAGATTGCGAGCCGCGCCTCGATTGTAGCCATGGCGATAGAGCGCATTCATATAGGTTGATGAAAAGCGGTCGCTTGGGTCGTAGACGATGCCCGAGGCCGGATCGATTGAGGTTACAGCCAGGCCCAATCCGTTCTCATGCGCAAAAAGTTGCGTGGCATTAACCGCGGATGCAGCACTTGCGCGTCCGATTGTCGTCAGCGCCTGTTGAGAGATACCAAGCGCTGAGCGGGACGTTGCCGAGGGCACGGGATTGAGCGTGTTGTTAATCAAGACGAAGAGTTGCCCGCCGGGCCGCGGCTTCTTGGCCGCCGCAAAGGCAAAGGCTGGGATCGCGAGAAACTGCATGTGAACACCGCCGTCGAGGTGCGTTTCAGTATATGTCACCCCGCCCGACACGTAGCCGATCTGGACCGGTGAAAAGAGGCCGGGCAGGGCAGACGAGGCGCGCAAGACTGCGCGAAAGAGGTCGTAATTTCCAGATTGTGCAATCAGGCCCATGTTCCAGATCGACGCGCGCGCGCTGTCAAGTTCAGAGGTGACGACAAAGAGTCGGCCCCCCGCGGCGTGCCGCGCAGCAATTGCCTTTATCAGAGCGGGAGGTGTGAATTGCTTGATTAGACCGGCAAGAGGCACGGTATCATACACTGCATCGCCAAACAGCGCCTGAATGGGTTGCAAAGTCATGATGTCGCTTGCGTCATGTTCGGTAAATATCCGGCGCAATGCGTCGTCATGCTCAGAGCCAAGAAAGGCAAATGGCGCGATGAGGGCACCGGTAGAGATACCGGTGACGATGTCGAACTCAGGCCTTTCGCCGCTGGCGGTCCAGCCCGCTAGGGCACCGGCCCCAAACGCGCCATCCTCACCGCCACCAGAGATCGCCAGCACTGTCAGTTCCGACGAAGACATGGCCGGAGGTCGGTGCCTGGCCCACACCTCCGCGCCGGCATCGGCGAAAAGACGGTAAGCTGCCAGCGGGTCGGGGGCGGAGCTGGACTGCGTTGCGATCAACCCTGATTGGCCGACCCCGCTAGTGCAGGCCGCGACTGGAAGTGCTGCAAGTGCCGCAAGGATCTGCCTGCGTCCGGGTGTTCGGCCAAGTGTGATTGAGGTGGTCATGAGAGTTTTCCTTAAGGCATATCGCGCATTGGCTGTGCGCCTTGAGCGGTGGTTTTGTAGGCAGGGGCCGCGCAACCTTCGGCGACAGTTGACGCGAAGCGTCTAATGGTCTGGGTCATTGTGATAGATGACGAGGTTTTCGAGGAACGCTAGAACTTCGGCCTTTTGCAATTCTGTCAACAGATTATAGGCTGCGCGGCTGCGGGCACCTTCGCCGCCGTGGGCCTCGATCGCCTCGTTCAGCGTGGTCGCCCGCCCGTCGTGAAGCCAGGGCCCGGTTGATCCGACACCCGCAAGCGACCGGGTCAAAAACATTGATGCGCCGATTCCAAGCGGATCTGAGGGGTCGGACAACGCTTCGCCCATGTCGTGACGTTTGAGGTCGGTGTACCAGTGCGCCAGACCGGCGCCTGCTGCGTCGACCTCAAGAGCGCCAAGATGATAGGCTTCGCCGCTGTCGAGAATGACTAGATTGTTCGGCTGATCCGACCGCATATCGAACGATACAGCGGTGTCCCAGCGCAGCGCATGATCCGCTGGATTGGTGCCATCGGGAAACAAGGTTTCAACATATCCTGGCACGCGGCTAGGCTCGCGAAAGACCGGATCGTTGATCGACATGCTAGGAGTGTGGCAGCTGCTGCATCCGATTTTGGCAAAGCGGTTTTCACCGGCGGTGACTTTGCGAATGTCTGCGTCTTTCATTTCCAGCAGACCGATATCGTTCAACTCGACCAAGCTGACGGGTCGTTCCAGCGCGGCCATATAGATCGTGAGGGCAGTAATGTCGCCGACGCTCAGCTCGTCGATAACCCCATCAAAATCTCCGTCCTCGCCGCCGACAAGCTCTGTGGCTTGCAACCCCAGTTCGTTGTGCGCCGCGCCGCGTGTGAAGGACCGAAGGGTTGCGTGATTACCCTTCCAACCAAAGGGCCGCACAACGAGGTCTGCGTCGATCCCGGTAAGGCCACTCGTATCGGTGTCCACGACGCAGGGATCATCCCCGGTGCGGGTCAGGACCAAAGTGCCAAACGAGACAGACTTCGCCAGAAGCTCGGCGGTTGCCGTGCCGGCCTTGCAGGCTTGCACGCGCGCGGCCTCGCGCTGGAGATAAAGCTCGACACTCATCTCTTCTGCCAGTCGCTGCGGAATTGAGAGCGCAAAGAGCGGGGTGGTGTTCCTCTCAAGATATTGCCTCGGGTCGCCGGTATGGCCGGGATCGACAACGACGTTCATTGCGACGCCGCCGGCGCCGTTAGCAATCGGCGCACTGTGGCAGCTAATGCAACTGGTTGCGTTCGCGCCGCCCTCGCGGGAGGGGAAATGGGTGGCCCATTCGCCCGGCCCGGTCAGGTCCGCGCGCGGAATACGGGTAAAGCGACGGCCTTCGCCGATGTTGGCGCCGACGCCCTGATCACCGGTAAACTTGAACTCTGACAACTCGTCGCCCGCCTCAAAGGCCCACTCAAAGGCTGCCGCCGCCTGTCCGTCTGCAATCAGGGCATTCAGCCCTTGCTGGTCGACGCTGAGAAGGGCGCCCTCGGCATGACCAGATCGCGAGCCTAAGCACGCTGCGAACAAAAGGCCCACCGTCAATGGATACGCACGCCGGCGGGTCATGTCGCGTTTCTTTCGACGTCCGCCTCGTCCGAGGCGAACGTTGAGGCAGGTCCGGCCGCAACCTGGTGAGCCTCGTCAGGCATGCCGCGCGAGGACGTTACTGGCGCGTCGGTTGGCAGTCCGTCTGAAAAAGTGAGGGCCATAGCCAGAAGAAAGTCTGGCAGTTTGTCAAAATGTCCCATGATCTGTCCTTTGCGTTAGGAGCGCAGGTGTTGCGCCATAGTTGGGCGCTTCAGCCGTTCTGCGGCATTTTTGCCGGCGTGCAGACCAGCGGAATATCGGCCTGGGGCGATCGGCATGTGCCTGAAATCTGCCCGCCATCGCGGCCAGCAAAACCGCAGGTCGCATCTACCGGCAGGCTGGTGCAGGCCTCGACTGCCTCGCGCGGTGGTCGGCCACGGCCGCCGTCTGCACCTGACGGGGCAGCTTGGGCTAGGATTGACGCGGGCTCATCCACCGAGATGGCGGTCTGGGCATTGGCGATCGAGAGGTCGGCGAAAACAACGACGATCGCAGATATGAGAAGCGCGGTGATGAATTTGTGATGCGGGCGTATACGCGGCACTGTTGAGTGGACAGCGTGGATATTATTTTTCGAAGCGCGCGTCGCACGGGTCGATGTGAAGGTATTCGTAAACATTGTAGTCTCCTGTCATGGCGTGGGTCGCCGTTTGCAGGAGTGTTTTGCGCGTACTTTGGGGAGTGGGTTTGAAGCGAATATGCAGCGACAGTGCAGGCGGCAAAAATAAACTAGGCGATGCGATTTTGCGTCAGCAGGCCAGGCGGGTTAAGACAGGGGACACCTCATCCCTCAAAGGCATACCCCACGCCATAGACGGACCGGATCGGGTCTTGGTCGCTCACCGCTGCAATTTTGCGCCTGATATTTCGGATGTGGCTGTCAACCGTCCGGTCGAAAACCTCGGTATCGTCAGGAAAGGCGAGCGCTAGCAGCATATCGCGGGAAAAGACGCGCCCTGGGCGCGCGGCGAGGGACTGCAGCAAGGTGAACTCGCGACGCGTCAGGTCGAGGGCGACGCCTTCGAGAGTGGCCTGCCACCGCTCGGCGTCGATCTTTAACCGCTCGTCCTGTACCATATCGCCGCTACTGGTCGCCGCCGCGCGCCGTAGGATCGCGCGCACCCGAGCGACCAGTTCGCGGGGCGAATAGGGCTTGCAAAGATAGTCGTCCGCGCCAAGTTCGAGGCCAAGCAGGCGGTCAATCTCTTCGACCTTGGCCGTGGTCATAATGATCGGCACAAGGGATGTTTTCCGCAACTCGCGGCAGATCGTGAGGCCGTCAACACCGGGCAGCATCAGATCAAGCACCAAAAGGTCGTGCTTGCCCTCCAACGCAAATTCGACAGCCCCGGTGCCCTCGGCCATCACATCAACTGTCATGCCCGCCGCAACCAGATAGTCGCGGACCACCTCAGCAAGTGCGGTCTCATCTTCTACGATCAGGATGCGGGGGTCGGTCATATAGTCCCTTTCGGAAGGCGAAGCGTGATTCGAAGACCGCCTAAATCGGAGGGTTCGGCGGTGATGGTGCCGTTGTGCGTATCCACGATAGCGCGGCACACCGAAAGCCCCAGCCCAGAACCGCCGTGAACGCGCGAACGCGAGCTTTCAGCGCGGTAAAAGCGATCAAACAAGCGGGGCATGTCGGCGTCCGGTGGTCCGGGAGGGGAATCGTCGAGGACGACGTTGGCATAACCATCGGCGCTGAAAACCTTTAATCGCACCCGCCCGGGCGCATGGGTATAGCGCGCCGAATTGCTCAAGAGGTTGTCGATGACCTGACCGATTCGCGCGCGGTCGCATAGGACCTGCAGTCGGCGCGGCAGGTCTATTTCCAGTTCGATACCATTTGCCGCAAACTGCGGGCGCGCTGCCTCGGCGGCCTCACGGACGATCGCGCACAGGTCCTCGCTCCGAAACGCAAGTGCAAGGGCACCTTCGCGCGCGTGGGACAGCGTCTTGATGTCCTGCACCAGCCGCGACAGCCGCATCATTGCCGCATGCATCGCGTCCAACGTTTCCGCATCCGGCAGGCGGACCCCGTCCTGCAGCGCTTCGATCTGCGCGCGCAGCACCGCGAGGGGTGTTTGCAACTCGTGGCTGGTGTTTGAGATCCATTCCCGTTCGGCCTTGTCCGTCCGTTCCAGCGCTGCCGCCAGAGCATTGTAATGTCCGACAAGTTGGCCCAGTTCGTCCCTCCGGGTTTGCGCGATCCGCGCGGTATAATCGCCCGAAGCCATCGCCTTTGCCCCCGCCTCAAGGTGCCGAATAGGGACCAGCATCCGGCGCGCCACAATATAGGCGGTCGCGGCAGAAAAAAGTACCGCAACCAGCGCGGCGACTGCCAGCGCCCAGTATTGACCGCGCAGAAAAAACCGGCCGCTTGGATCGCCCGACGCTAGCGGGGCATTTAAGGCGATGTACCCTAGCAGGCTATCTTTGCAGTCGTTATTTAGGCAAATTTCGCGCCGCTCAAGGAGGCCGGATCGTTCGGTGGACCCGGCGAGATGCGAGCCATCGGGCGCTAGCAGTGTAAGGCGTTTATCCATCATCAGGCTATCACCCGGCATACCTACGCCCCTGTTTCCGGGAGGCGGGCCAATGGGCCGCGTGCCATCTAGTCGCTTGGGCGGTGGCCCCGGCGGCGGTAAAAACGCAGCCCGTCCGGTAGGCGCGAAATGCATGCGCACAAAGTCATTCCAGGCCTGCGGATGCTCCGCGAGTTCGGGCCATTCCGGCGTGGCGGGATCATATGCTAGAACCAGAGCCTGCTCTAGTTCGTCGAACCGGGCCAACTCCCCCCGAAGCAGGTAACGCGCGAAGCCGTCACGCATCGCTACCGCGACCAGCAGCGCCATTATCGCGATGACCAGCACTGTGGTGGCCGAAATGGCGACAAAAATTCGGGCTGTCAGCGATTCGCGAAAACGTGTCATCAGCATACTGTTACAATGAAATGTGGAGGCATGATGCACGAAGGCTATGGGCCGCCCAGGGGTGACGTGCCGAACTTTGACGGGCGCGGTCGACCGCCAGAAGGGTGCAGTTAACATACCGCTCAAAGTATTTTCCGACGAAGATGTGTCTCACCGATCGCACTGACAAACGATCCGTCGTCTTCGTCGATCAGGCCAGGGTTCATCACTGTGACTGGGCCCTAATCTGCTAAACATATTATCGATCCATCGGCAGCGTCACCACTGCCCGCAACCCACCTGCCGCGCGATTTTCAAGCGTGAGTTGGCCGCCATGCGCGACAACGATTGTTCGCGCGATGGAAAGACCAAGTCCGGCGCCGCCGGTATCTAGGCTGCGGCTGTCGTCGCCGCGCGTGAATGGTTGGAACATGGCATCCAGCCGATCATGCGGAATGCCGGGCCCATTGTCGTTGATCGTGATGATCGCCTGCCGCTTGTCTTGCTCCAACGTGACGGTCGCGTCATCGCCATACCGCTTGGCGTTGTCGATCAGGTTGCCAATGGCCCGGCCAAGGCCGACGCGGCGGCCCGTCACCTGAACATTCTGATCGGTGCTACAGTTTGCACTTCGATCCTTGCAAATCTGTGTAAGTAATGGGCCGAGATCAATCAGCACCATCTTCTCAGAATCCTGCCCCTCCTTTGCATAGCTGACAAGGCCGTCGGCCATCACAGTCATCTCTTCGAGCGTGCGGACCATAGCATCGCGTTGCTCCTCGTCATCGAGCATTTCGGCGCGGATGCGCAGGCTGGTCATCGGTGTGCGCAGATCATGGCCCACGGCGGCAAGCATGCGCACACGTTCCTCGTCAAACTGCGAGATTTCGGCCTGCATGGCGTTAAAT
It encodes:
- a CDS encoding patatin-like phospholipase family protein, giving the protein MTTSITLGRTPGRRQILAALAALPVAACTSGVGQSGLIATQSSSAPDPLAAYRLFADAGAEVWARHRPPAMSSSELTVLAISGGGEDGAFGAGALAGWTASGERPEFDIVTGISTGALIAPFAFLGSEHDDALRRIFTEHDASDIMTLQPIQALFGDAVYDTVPLAGLIKQFTPPALIKAIAARHAAGGRLFVVTSELDSARASIWNMGLIAQSGNYDLFRAVLRASSALPGLFSPVQIGYVSGGVTYTETHLDGGVHMQFLAIPAFAFAAAKKPRPGGQLFVLINNTLNPVPSATSRSALGISQQALTTIGRASAASAVNATQLFAHENGLGLAVTSIDPASGIVYDPSDRFSSTYMNALYRHGYNRGAARNLWDTL
- a CDS encoding di-heme oxidoredictase family protein, with product MTRRRAYPLTVGLLFAACLGSRSGHAEGALLSVDQQGLNALIADGQAAAAFEWAFEAGDELSEFKFTGDQGVGANIGEGRRFTRIPRADLTGPGEWATHFPSREGGANATSCISCHSAPIANGAGGVAMNVVVDPGHTGDPRQYLERNTTPLFALSIPQRLAEEMSVELYLQREAARVQACKAGTATAELLAKSVSFGTLVLTRTGDDPCVVDTDTSGLTGIDADLVVRPFGWKGNHATLRSFTRGAAHNELGLQATELVGGEDGDFDGVIDELSVGDITALTIYMAALERPVSLVELNDIGLLEMKDADIRKVTAGENRFAKIGCSSCHTPSMSINDPVFREPSRVPGYVETLFPDGTNPADHALRWDTAVSFDMRSDQPNNLVILDSGEAYHLGALEVDAAGAGLAHWYTDLKRHDMGEALSDPSDPLGIGASMFLTRSLAGVGSTGPWLHDGRATTLNEAIEAHGGEGARSRAAYNLLTELQKAEVLAFLENLVIYHNDPDH
- a CDS encoding response regulator; this translates as MTDPRILIVEDETALAEVVRDYLVAAGMTVDVMAEGTGAVEFALEGKHDLLVLDLMLPGVDGLTICRELRKTSLVPIIMTTAKVEEIDRLLGLELGADDYLCKPYSPRELVARVRAILRRAAATSSGDMVQDERLKIDAERWQATLEGVALDLTRREFTLLQSLAARPGRVFSRDMLLALAFPDDTEVFDRTVDSHIRNIRRKIAAVSDQDPIRSVYGVGYAFEG
- a CDS encoding ATP-binding protein, which encodes MTRFRESLTARIFVAISATTVLVIAIMALLVAVAMRDGFARYLLRGELARFDELEQALVLAYDPATPEWPELAEHPQAWNDFVRMHFAPTGRAAFLPPPGPPPKRLDGTRPIGPPPGNRGVGMPGDSLMMDKRLTLLAPDGSHLAGSTERSGLLERREICLNNDCKDSLLGYIALNAPLASGDPSGRFFLRGQYWALAVAALVAVLFSAATAYIVARRMLVPIRHLEAGAKAMASGDYTARIAQTRRDELGQLVGHYNALAAALERTDKAEREWISNTSHELQTPLAVLRAQIEALQDGVRLPDAETLDAMHAAMMRLSRLVQDIKTLSHAREGALALAFRSEDLCAIVREAAEAARPQFAANGIELEIDLPRRLQVLCDRARIGQVIDNLLSNSARYTHAPGRVRLKVFSADGYANVVLDDSPPGPPDADMPRLFDRFYRAESSRSRVHGGSGLGLSVCRAIVDTHNGTITAEPSDLGGLRITLRLPKGTI